A region of Anopheles merus strain MAF chromosome 2R, AmerM5.1, whole genome shotgun sequence DNA encodes the following proteins:
- the LOC121588508 gene encoding uncharacterized protein LOC121588508 isoform X1 — protein MEACLLHELDVEQSFQYTNLSSCGPRQQPLIASAADESFGASCELPNPTNTDHQRHALQYRRLRTHASSEDSEVHLLNRQYPCQAADEPGAGEDDDEDDDGAASCTNADELNDSKNNLLREESFDENQRHQLSNCSAWRRKSTEEGETDGKYLTMRKEVAIPAPEAIPSQEAQWKSSIERHLDHIDALNQKLDEHQRLAARLSEEYEYIRVQTLTRPVVAPQPQKPLPGATKPPTQTFEKANSFREKIRRRIKGTKQDSDRQADRSVSPDNPDQPESFSGRLRSRITAHHSQRQFRLMKDTDSASPSTDRSIAERLPPGSSAAGRKKKKRKASKANRAARQQLSRGGPDGHQPERHQPLHPQQAFSEDELLAEEQPALSPEHSGGPRATAASGLGTSFSQTVRATWRELIHSTNKVKDSSMNLALRSDRPEEKLDLIAADPDRQGLLSIRFTFSDGGRKHQLVDGMMTSDMHTTADYCVPLLVARSEDTQLPAGSPDGDQRPETPVFAQRASKAGPSLKSNLRDKLTKLVHKKTASGGSVQSGGRSVGTAQEVCRTCSKRIVQRSGSDGGGGMHASRTVLDFRKEFPDIDICEGGHDHLDGATSEMINLEYEDIDVLTIKPHKLIDPSAEGGICVSMTLSTNRPLHEEEWFHGVLPREEVVRLLRNEGDFLVRETTRNDESQTVLSVCWNGHKHFIVQTTAEGHYRFEGPAFPSIQELIVHQYQSELPVTGRSGAVLRKPVLRERWELSNDDVILLDKIGRGNFGDVYKAKLKSSKNTLVAVKTCRMTLPEEQKRKFLQEGRILKQYDHPNIVKLIGICVQKQPIMIVMELVAGGSLLMFLRKNASTLGQRQMMGMCRDAAAGMRYLESKNCIHRDLAARNCLIGSENIVKISDFGMSREEEEYIVSGGMKQIPIKWTAPEALNFGKYTSLCDVWSYGILVWEIFSRGDTPYSGMSNSMARERIDEGYRMPAPEGAPPEMYRLMLKCWSYEPESRPHFDEICSVVDALLLCTKD, from the exons ATGGAGGCGTGTCTGTTGCACGAGCTCGATGTGGAACAATCGTTCCAGTATACTAACCTTAGTAGCTGCGGTCCGCGCCAGCAGCCGCTGATCGCATCCGCAGCGGACGAAAGCTTTGGCGCATCCTGCGAACTGCCTAACCCAACTAACACGGACCACCAGCGCCACGCGCTGCAGTACAGACGCTTGCGCACTCATGCTAGCAGCGAGGACAGTGAGGTGCACCTGCTGAACCGGCAATACCCATGCCAGGCCGCCGATGAGCCCGGTGCTGGCGAAGATGATGAcgaggatgatgatggggcAGCGAGCTGCACAAACGCCGATGAGCTGAACGATTCCAAGAACAATCTGCTGCGGGAGGAGAGCTTCGATGAAAACCAGCGGCACCAGCTGTCGAATTGTTCGGCCTGGCGACGAAAATCCACGGAAGAGGGAGAAACGGATGGGAAGTATCTTACGATGCGGAAAGAGGTAGCGATACCGGCGCCGGAAGCGATTCCTTCCCAGGAAGCTCAGTGGAAGTCGTCGATCGAGCGACACCTGGACCACATCGATGCACTGAACCAGAAGCTAGACGAGCACCAGCGACTGGCGGCCCGGCTGTCCGAAGAGTACGAATACATTCGGGTGCAAACGCTCACCCGTCCTGTGGTGGCGCCACAGCCCCAGAAGCCCCTTCCCGGCGCAACCAAACCACCGACGCAGACGTTCGAGAAGGCAAACAGCTTCCGGGAGAAGATCCGGCGCCGCATCAAGGGAACGAAGCAGGACAGTGACCGACAAGCCGATCGTTCGGTGTCACCCGACAACCCGGACCAACCCGAAAGCTTCTCGGGACGGCTAAGAAGCCGCATTACAGCCCACCACAGCCAGCGACAGTTTCGGCTGATGAAGGACACGGACTCGGCCAGCCCATCCACCGACCGCTCGATTGCGGAGCGGCTTCCGCCCGGCAGCTCTGCCGCCGGtcgcaaaaagaagaaacgcaAAGCATCGAAAGCGAACCGGGCCGCCCGGCAGCAGCTTAGTCGCGGCGGACCGGATGGCCACCAGCCGGAACGGCACCAACCGTTGCACCCCCAGCAGGCCTTCTCGGAAGATGAACTGCTAGCCGAAGAGCAGCCGGCACTGTCGCCGGAACATAGTGGCGGTCCGCGTGCTACTGCCGCCAGCGGGCTGGGAACGTCCTTCTCGCAAACGGTGCGTGCCACTTGGCGCGAACTGATCCACTCCACCAACAAGGTAAAGGATTCGTCCATGAATCTCGCCCTCCGGTCGGACCGGCCCGAGGAGAAGCTGGACCTGATCGCGGCCGATCCGGACCGGCAGGGTTTGCTCTCCATTCGGTTCACCTTTTCCGATGGAGGGCGCAAGCACCAGCTGGTGGATGGTATGATGACGTCGGATATGCACACCACCGCCGATTACTGTGTTCCACTGCTTGTAGCCCGAAGCGAAGACACCCAACTGCCGGCCGGCTCCCCGGACGGAGATCAGCGCCCGGAGACGCCGGTCTTCGCCCAGCGGGCAAGCAAAGCGGGCCCCAGTTTAAAGAGCAACCTTCGGGACAAGCTGACCAAGCTGGTGCACAAGAAAACTGCCAGCGGCGGCTCGGTGCAGTCGGGGGGCCGTTCGGTGGGGACTGCGCAAGAAGTTTGCCGCACCTGCTCCAAACGGATCGTGCAGCGTTCGGGCAGCGATGGCGGCGGTGGCATGCATGCCAGCCGTACGGTGCTGGATTTTAGGAAAGAGTTTCCCGACATTGACATCTGCGAGGGTGGCCACGATCACCTGGATGGGGCCACTTCGGAGATGATCAATCTCGAGTACGAAGACATTGATGTGCTAACGATCAAGCCCCACAAACTAATCGATCCCTCCGCCGAGGGTGGcatctgtgtgagt ATGACTCTATCGACAAATCGTCCCCTGCACGAGGAAGAATGGTTCCACGGTGTACTGCCACGCGAGGAGGTGGTCCGGTTGCTGCGCAACGAAGGCGACTTCCTGGTGCGCGAAACAACGCGCAACGACGAGAGCCAAACCGTACTGAGTGTCTGCTGGAACGGACACAAACACTTCATTGTGCAAACGACGGCCGAG GGCCACTATCGTTTCGAAGGGCCAGCCTTCCCAAGCATACAGGAGCTGATCGTGCACCAGTACCAGTCGGAGCTGCCCGTCACCGGCCGCTCCGGTGCAGTGCTGCGCAAACCGGTCCTGCGCGAGCGCTGGGAGCTCAGCAACGACGATGTGATCCTGCTGGACAAGATCGGACGCGGCAATTTCGGCGACGTGTACAAGGCCAAGCTGAAGTCGTCGAAAAACACGCTCGTCGCTGTCAAGACGTGCCGGATGACGCTGCCAGAGGAGCAGAAGCGCAAGTTTCTGCAGGAGGGTCGCATCCTGAAGCAGTACGACCATCCGAACATCGTCAAGCTGATCGGCATCTGCGTGCAGAAGCAACCGATTATGATCGTGATGGAGCTGGTGGCGGGCGGGTCGCTGCTCATGTTTCTGCGCAAAAACGCCAGCACGCTCGGACAGCGGCAGATGATGGGCATGTGCCGGGATGCGGCCGCCGGCATGCGCTACCTCGAGTCGAAGAACTGCATCCACCGGGATCTTGCCGCCCGCAACTGTTTGATCGGCAGTGAGAATATAGTGAAAATCTCCGACTTTGGAATGTCCcgcgaggaggaggagtacATCG TTTCCGGAGGCATGAAACAGATCCCGATCAAGTGGACCGCACCGGAGGCACTGAACTTCGGCAAGTACACCTCCCTGTGCGACGTCTGGTCGTACGGGATACTGGTGTGGGAAATTTTCAGCCGCGGCGACACGCCCTACTCCGGCATGAGCAACTCGATGGCACGCGAGCGAATAGACGAGGGCTACCGTATGCCGGCACCGGAAGGGGCACCGCCGGAGATGTACCGGCTCATGCTCAAGTGCTGGTCGTACGAGCCGGAAAGCCGGCCACACTTTGACGAGATCTGCAGCGTGGTCGACGCACTGCTGCTCTGCACCAAGGACTGA
- the LOC121588508 gene encoding tyrosine-protein kinase Fer-like isoform X5, with protein MSSTEISTTASTTSSYETDSVYHNFLFPPRPPVRKKRIRTLLMLGEVTMALMTLSTNRPLHEEEWFHGVLPREEVVRLLRNEGDFLVRETTRNDESQTVLSVCWNGHKHFIVQTTAEGHYRFEGPAFPSIQELIVHQYQSELPVTGRSGAVLRKPVLRERWELSNDDVILLDKIGRGNFGDVYKAKLKSSKNTLVAVKTCRMTLPEEQKRKFLQEGRILKQYDHPNIVKLIGICVQKQPIMIVMELVAGGSLLMFLRKNASTLGQRQMMGMCRDAAAGMRYLESKNCIHRDLAARNCLIGSENIVKISDFGMSREEEEYIVSGGMKQIPIKWTAPEALNFGKYTSLCDVWSYGILVWEIFSRGDTPYSGMSNSMARERIDEGYRMPAPEGAPPEMYRLMLKCWSYEPESRPHFDEICSVVDALLLCTKD; from the exons ATGAGCAGTACCGAGATCAGCACGACCGCATCGACAACGTCCTCGTACGAAACCGATAGCGTCTATCACAACTTCTTGTTCCCGCCCCGGCCACCGGTGCGCAAGAAACGCATCCGTACGCTGCTGATG CTGGGCGAAGTTACTATGGCGTTG ATGACTCTATCGACAAATCGTCCCCTGCACGAGGAAGAATGGTTCCACGGTGTACTGCCACGCGAGGAGGTGGTCCGGTTGCTGCGCAACGAAGGCGACTTCCTGGTGCGCGAAACAACGCGCAACGACGAGAGCCAAACCGTACTGAGTGTCTGCTGGAACGGACACAAACACTTCATTGTGCAAACGACGGCCGAG GGCCACTATCGTTTCGAAGGGCCAGCCTTCCCAAGCATACAGGAGCTGATCGTGCACCAGTACCAGTCGGAGCTGCCCGTCACCGGCCGCTCCGGTGCAGTGCTGCGCAAACCGGTCCTGCGCGAGCGCTGGGAGCTCAGCAACGACGATGTGATCCTGCTGGACAAGATCGGACGCGGCAATTTCGGCGACGTGTACAAGGCCAAGCTGAAGTCGTCGAAAAACACGCTCGTCGCTGTCAAGACGTGCCGGATGACGCTGCCAGAGGAGCAGAAGCGCAAGTTTCTGCAGGAGGGTCGCATCCTGAAGCAGTACGACCATCCGAACATCGTCAAGCTGATCGGCATCTGCGTGCAGAAGCAACCGATTATGATCGTGATGGAGCTGGTGGCGGGCGGGTCGCTGCTCATGTTTCTGCGCAAAAACGCCAGCACGCTCGGACAGCGGCAGATGATGGGCATGTGCCGGGATGCGGCCGCCGGCATGCGCTACCTCGAGTCGAAGAACTGCATCCACCGGGATCTTGCCGCCCGCAACTGTTTGATCGGCAGTGAGAATATAGTGAAAATCTCCGACTTTGGAATGTCCcgcgaggaggaggagtacATCG TTTCCGGAGGCATGAAACAGATCCCGATCAAGTGGACCGCACCGGAGGCACTGAACTTCGGCAAGTACACCTCCCTGTGCGACGTCTGGTCGTACGGGATACTGGTGTGGGAAATTTTCAGCCGCGGCGACACGCCCTACTCCGGCATGAGCAACTCGATGGCACGCGAGCGAATAGACGAGGGCTACCGTATGCCGGCACCGGAAGGGGCACCGCCGGAGATGTACCGGCTCATGCTCAAGTGCTGGTCGTACGAGCCGGAAAGCCGGCCACACTTTGACGAGATCTGCAGCGTGGTCGACGCACTGCTGCTCTGCACCAAGGACTGA
- the LOC121588508 gene encoding tyrosine-protein kinase Fer-like isoform X6: protein MSSTEISTTASTTSSYETDSVYHNFLFPPRPPVRKKRIRTLLMMTLSTNRPLHEEEWFHGVLPREEVVRLLRNEGDFLVRETTRNDESQTVLSVCWNGHKHFIVQTTAEGHYRFEGPAFPSIQELIVHQYQSELPVTGRSGAVLRKPVLRERWELSNDDVILLDKIGRGNFGDVYKAKLKSSKNTLVAVKTCRMTLPEEQKRKFLQEGRILKQYDHPNIVKLIGICVQKQPIMIVMELVAGGSLLMFLRKNASTLGQRQMMGMCRDAAAGMRYLESKNCIHRDLAARNCLIGSENIVKISDFGMSREEEEYIVSGGMKQIPIKWTAPEALNFGKYTSLCDVWSYGILVWEIFSRGDTPYSGMSNSMARERIDEGYRMPAPEGAPPEMYRLMLKCWSYEPESRPHFDEICSVVDALLLCTKD, encoded by the exons ATGAGCAGTACCGAGATCAGCACGACCGCATCGACAACGTCCTCGTACGAAACCGATAGCGTCTATCACAACTTCTTGTTCCCGCCCCGGCCACCGGTGCGCAAGAAACGCATCCGTACGCTGCTGATG ATGACTCTATCGACAAATCGTCCCCTGCACGAGGAAGAATGGTTCCACGGTGTACTGCCACGCGAGGAGGTGGTCCGGTTGCTGCGCAACGAAGGCGACTTCCTGGTGCGCGAAACAACGCGCAACGACGAGAGCCAAACCGTACTGAGTGTCTGCTGGAACGGACACAAACACTTCATTGTGCAAACGACGGCCGAG GGCCACTATCGTTTCGAAGGGCCAGCCTTCCCAAGCATACAGGAGCTGATCGTGCACCAGTACCAGTCGGAGCTGCCCGTCACCGGCCGCTCCGGTGCAGTGCTGCGCAAACCGGTCCTGCGCGAGCGCTGGGAGCTCAGCAACGACGATGTGATCCTGCTGGACAAGATCGGACGCGGCAATTTCGGCGACGTGTACAAGGCCAAGCTGAAGTCGTCGAAAAACACGCTCGTCGCTGTCAAGACGTGCCGGATGACGCTGCCAGAGGAGCAGAAGCGCAAGTTTCTGCAGGAGGGTCGCATCCTGAAGCAGTACGACCATCCGAACATCGTCAAGCTGATCGGCATCTGCGTGCAGAAGCAACCGATTATGATCGTGATGGAGCTGGTGGCGGGCGGGTCGCTGCTCATGTTTCTGCGCAAAAACGCCAGCACGCTCGGACAGCGGCAGATGATGGGCATGTGCCGGGATGCGGCCGCCGGCATGCGCTACCTCGAGTCGAAGAACTGCATCCACCGGGATCTTGCCGCCCGCAACTGTTTGATCGGCAGTGAGAATATAGTGAAAATCTCCGACTTTGGAATGTCCcgcgaggaggaggagtacATCG TTTCCGGAGGCATGAAACAGATCCCGATCAAGTGGACCGCACCGGAGGCACTGAACTTCGGCAAGTACACCTCCCTGTGCGACGTCTGGTCGTACGGGATACTGGTGTGGGAAATTTTCAGCCGCGGCGACACGCCCTACTCCGGCATGAGCAACTCGATGGCACGCGAGCGAATAGACGAGGGCTACCGTATGCCGGCACCGGAAGGGGCACCGCCGGAGATGTACCGGCTCATGCTCAAGTGCTGGTCGTACGAGCCGGAAAGCCGGCCACACTTTGACGAGATCTGCAGCGTGGTCGACGCACTGCTGCTCTGCACCAAGGACTGA
- the LOC121588508 gene encoding tyrosine-protein kinase Fer-like isoform X4 yields MSSTEISTTASTTSSYETDSVYHNFLFPPRPPVRKKRIRTLLMKLGEVTMALMTLSTNRPLHEEEWFHGVLPREEVVRLLRNEGDFLVRETTRNDESQTVLSVCWNGHKHFIVQTTAEGHYRFEGPAFPSIQELIVHQYQSELPVTGRSGAVLRKPVLRERWELSNDDVILLDKIGRGNFGDVYKAKLKSSKNTLVAVKTCRMTLPEEQKRKFLQEGRILKQYDHPNIVKLIGICVQKQPIMIVMELVAGGSLLMFLRKNASTLGQRQMMGMCRDAAAGMRYLESKNCIHRDLAARNCLIGSENIVKISDFGMSREEEEYIVSGGMKQIPIKWTAPEALNFGKYTSLCDVWSYGILVWEIFSRGDTPYSGMSNSMARERIDEGYRMPAPEGAPPEMYRLMLKCWSYEPESRPHFDEICSVVDALLLCTKD; encoded by the exons ATGAGCAGTACCGAGATCAGCACGACCGCATCGACAACGTCCTCGTACGAAACCGATAGCGTCTATCACAACTTCTTGTTCCCGCCCCGGCCACCGGTGCGCAAGAAACGCATCCGTACGCTGCTGATG AAGCTGGGCGAAGTTACTATGGCGTTG ATGACTCTATCGACAAATCGTCCCCTGCACGAGGAAGAATGGTTCCACGGTGTACTGCCACGCGAGGAGGTGGTCCGGTTGCTGCGCAACGAAGGCGACTTCCTGGTGCGCGAAACAACGCGCAACGACGAGAGCCAAACCGTACTGAGTGTCTGCTGGAACGGACACAAACACTTCATTGTGCAAACGACGGCCGAG GGCCACTATCGTTTCGAAGGGCCAGCCTTCCCAAGCATACAGGAGCTGATCGTGCACCAGTACCAGTCGGAGCTGCCCGTCACCGGCCGCTCCGGTGCAGTGCTGCGCAAACCGGTCCTGCGCGAGCGCTGGGAGCTCAGCAACGACGATGTGATCCTGCTGGACAAGATCGGACGCGGCAATTTCGGCGACGTGTACAAGGCCAAGCTGAAGTCGTCGAAAAACACGCTCGTCGCTGTCAAGACGTGCCGGATGACGCTGCCAGAGGAGCAGAAGCGCAAGTTTCTGCAGGAGGGTCGCATCCTGAAGCAGTACGACCATCCGAACATCGTCAAGCTGATCGGCATCTGCGTGCAGAAGCAACCGATTATGATCGTGATGGAGCTGGTGGCGGGCGGGTCGCTGCTCATGTTTCTGCGCAAAAACGCCAGCACGCTCGGACAGCGGCAGATGATGGGCATGTGCCGGGATGCGGCCGCCGGCATGCGCTACCTCGAGTCGAAGAACTGCATCCACCGGGATCTTGCCGCCCGCAACTGTTTGATCGGCAGTGAGAATATAGTGAAAATCTCCGACTTTGGAATGTCCcgcgaggaggaggagtacATCG TTTCCGGAGGCATGAAACAGATCCCGATCAAGTGGACCGCACCGGAGGCACTGAACTTCGGCAAGTACACCTCCCTGTGCGACGTCTGGTCGTACGGGATACTGGTGTGGGAAATTTTCAGCCGCGGCGACACGCCCTACTCCGGCATGAGCAACTCGATGGCACGCGAGCGAATAGACGAGGGCTACCGTATGCCGGCACCGGAAGGGGCACCGCCGGAGATGTACCGGCTCATGCTCAAGTGCTGGTCGTACGAGCCGGAAAGCCGGCCACACTTTGACGAGATCTGCAGCGTGGTCGACGCACTGCTGCTCTGCACCAAGGACTGA
- the LOC121589510 gene encoding translation initiation factor eIF-2B subunit alpha: MKEVNQQFDVATNFVGMLEKDDNMSPGIAAIKTLLMVLEKTKFDTVQEFHSTIQAAVGAMRKTDKPMTSVVSGTELFSRFITLAKFDDKTMDEVREIMLSRGKMFLEKLLESRNVIAKQAITFISEGCRILTHARSRTVREALILAAQNNKRFHVFVTHSAPDHHGEQMVSELEKAGIDCTLILDTAIGYVMETVDMVLVGAEGVVESGGIINRIGTVTMAICAREMKKPFYALVESFKFCRLYPLNQRDLPNEYKYNQKNLKDTTKVHPMVDYTPPGYITLLFTDLGILAPSAVSDELIKLYL; the protein is encoded by the exons ATGAAGGAAGTAAATCAGCAATTTG ATGTGGCCACCAATTTCGTGGGCATGCTTGAAAAGGACGATAACATGTCGCCCGGCATTGCAGCCATAAAGACGCTGCTAATGGTGCTGGAGAAAACGAAGT TCGATACGGTGCAGGAGTTTCATTCGACGATTCAGGCGGCCGTGGGAGCTATGCGCAAAACGGACAAACCGATGACATCGGTCGTCTCCGGGACGGAGCTGTTCTCGCGCTTCATCACGCTAGCCAAGTTCGACGACAAAACGATGGACGAAGTGCGGGAAATCATGTTGAGCCGCGGCAAGATGTTCCTAGAGAAGCTGCTGGAAAGTAGGAACGTGATTGCCAAGCAAGCGATCACGTTTATTAGCGAAGGATGT CGCATACTAACACACGCACGATCACGCACCGTTCGGGAGGCATTGATTTTGGCGGCCCAAAACAACAAGCGCTTTCATGTCTTCGTAACACACAGTGCGCCGGACCATCACGG TGAACAAATGGTGTCCGAGCTGGAAAAGGCTGGCATCGACTGCACCCTGATTCTGGACACGGCCATCGGATACGTGATGGAAACGGTCGATATGGTGCTGGTCGGTGCGGAAGGTGTGGTCGAAAGTGGCGGCATCATCAACCGCATCGGCACGGTAACGATGGCCATATGCGCTCGCGAGATGAAGAAACCGTTCTACGCGCTAGTGGAAAGCTTCAAATTCTGCCGTCTGTACCCACTCAACCAGCGCGATCTACCGAACGAATATAAG TACAACcagaaaaatttaaaagacACAACAAAGGTGCACCCGATGGTTGATTATACACCACCAGGGTACATTACGCTGCTCTTTACCGATCTCGGTATTTTGGCGCCGTCCGCTGTTAGTGATGAGTTGATTAAACTGTATCTGTAA